The following are encoded in a window of Gossypium raimondii isolate GPD5lz chromosome 13, ASM2569854v1, whole genome shotgun sequence genomic DNA:
- the LOC105781852 gene encoding laccase-2 gives MRFPGFLSSAVTVILFVGCFMAVPEVVTAKHGGGVTRHYKFSIRMKNITRLCHSKSIVTVNGKFPGPRVVAREGDRLVVKVVNHVPNNISIHWHGIKQLRSGWADGPAYITQCPIQTGQSYVYNFTITGQRGTLFWHAHFSWMRATVYGPLIILPRRNESYPFIKPYKEVPILFGEWFNADTEAVINQSLQTGAGPNVSDAYTLNGLPGPLYNCSGKDTYKLKVKPGKTYLLRLINAALNDELFFSIANHSVTVVEADATYVKPFVTDTLVIAPGQTTNVLLKTKSPAPDAAFYMLARPYFTGMGTIDNTTVAGILKYENPKNLENAPLFKPSLPAINATNVVANFSNMFKSLATNKFPINVPQKVDKRFFFTVGLGTNPCPKNQTCQGPNGTKFAASMNNISFALPTTALLQSYFFSKNGVFTADFPDSPLHPFNYTGTPPNNTHVINGTTKVEVLPFNASVEVIMQDTSILGAESHPLHLHGYNFYVVGQGFGNFDPKNDPSKFNLVDPVERNTIGVPSGGWVAIRFQADNPGVWLMHCHFDVHLSWGLRMAWIVLDGKLPNQKLPPPPSDLPKC, from the exons ATGAGGTTTCCAGGTTTTTTGTCATCGGCAGTTACGGTTATCTTGTTTGTTGGTTGTTTCATGGCGGTTCCTGAGGTTGTCACTGCAAAACATGGCGGCGGGGTTACCAGACACTACAAGTTCAGT ATAAGAATGAAGAATATTACACGATTGTGCCATAGTAAGAGCATTGTTACAGTTAACGGCAAGTTCCCAGGGCCTCGTGTTGTTGCCAGAGAAGGAGACCGTTTGGTCGTTAAAGTAGTTAATCATGTTCCTAACAATATCTCCATTCATTG GCATGGAATTAAGCAGCTTCGAAGCGGATGGGCAGATGGGCCTGCATATATCACACAATGCCCCATTCAAACAGGCCAGTCTTACGTTTACAACTTCACAATAACCGGACAAAGAGGAACTTTGTTCTGGCATGCTCACTTTTCATGGATGAGAGCTACTGTTTATGGCCCACTCATCATCCTCCCAAGGCGCAATGAATCTTATCCTTTCATTAAACCTTACAAAGAAGTCCCTATTTTGTTTG GTGAATGGTTTAATGCTGATACTGAAGCTGTTATCAATCAGTCACTTCAAACTGGTGCTGGCCCAAATGTTTCCGATGCCTACACTCTCAATGGTCTTCCAGGCCCATTGTATAATTGTTCTGGCAAAG aTACATATAAATTGAAGGTAAAGCCCGGAAAAACATATCTACTGAGGTTAATCAATGCTGCACTCAATGATGAACTATTCTTCAGCATTGCAAACCATAGTGTCACTGTCGTGGAAGCCGACGCAACGTACGTGAAACCGTTCGTGACCGACACATTAGTGATAGCACCGGGACAAACCACCAATGTGCTCCTAAAGACCAAATCGCCAGCCCCTGATGCCGCTTTCTATATGTTGGCTAGACCCTATTTCACCGGCATGGGCACAATCGACAACACAACCGTTGCCGGCATCCTCAAAtacgaaaacccgaaaaacctGGAAAATGCTCCATTGTTTAAACCAAGCTTACCTGCCATCAATGCCACAAATGTTGTAGCCAATTTTTCAAACATGTTCAAAAGTTTAGCCACCAACAAGTTCCCTATCAATGTCCCACAAAAAGTGGACAAAAGGTTCTTTTTTACTGTTGGCCTTGGAACCAACCCTTGTCCTAAAAACCAAACATGTCAAGGACCAAATGGTACAAAATTTGCAGCTTCAATGAACAATATCTCCTTTGCACTCCCTACAACAGCTTTGTTACAAtcctatttcttttctaaaaacgGGGTTTTCACCGCCGATTTCCCGGATTCCCCTCTTCATCCGTTTAATTACACCGGCACTCCGCCGAACAACACACACGTTATTAACGGTACCACTAAAGTTGAAGTGTTACCGTTCAATGCGAGCGTCGAAGTGATCATGCAGGACACTAGTATATTAGGTGCTGAGAGCCACCCTCTCCATCTCCATGGCTATAATTTCTATGTTGTTGGTCAAGGTTTTGGTAACTTTGATCCTAAAAATGATCCTTCAAAGTTCAACCTCGTAGATCCGGTTGAAAGAAACACCATTGGTGTCCCCTCCGGTGGTTGGGTCGCGATTCGGTTTCAAGCAGACAATCCCG GTGTTTGGCTGATGCACTGTCACTTTGATGTTCACTTGAGCTGGGGCTTAAGAATGGCATGGATAGTGTTGGACGGAAAACTTCCTAACCAGAAACTGCCGCCGCCGCCGTCGGATCTTCCCAAGTGTTAA
- the LOC105783791 gene encoding factor of DNA methylation 4 yields the protein MFVHPWKGIIANIPTTLQDGKHVGESGRKLREDLAKKGFNPLKVQPLWNRHGHSGYAIVEFNKEWDGFNNAIMFEKSFELDHYGKKDYYSSRRKKDKLYAWVAREDDYYSGGLIGEYLRRNGDLKTVSSKEAEDRRKTSKLLTTLNNTLETKNQRLQEMQNKFNEVSSSMSTLMWQKDDMIRAYNEECKKMQENAHNHFKQISLEHERNAKCILDQKRELEQREKELLQREAQNENETKKLQHEKMINERAALEQKKADETMFKLAEEHKRDKEKLHREIIKLEKQLDTRQGLELEIQRLRGALQVMEHMNGDGDADTKKRMEVIQDELKEKEEELEDLEDLNQALIIKERKSNDELQDARKELITAFKDVSTRAHIGVKKMGEVDIKPFLVAAKRKYSAKEADVKSAELCTLWQDYLRDPSWHPFKILKDKEGNCKEILDEEDEKLVELKTELGDEAYNAVTMALKQMNEYNPSGRYVVPELWNFNEGRKATLTDGVQHLLNKWKLHKRRRY from the exons ATGTTTGTTCATCCATGGAAGGGCATCATTGCCAATATTCCAACAACATTGCAAGATGGAAAACATGTAGGGGAAAGTGGAAGGAAACTGAGGGAGGATTTGGCAAAAAAGGGATTCAATCCATTGAAGGTTCAACCTCTTTGGAACCGACACGGTCACTCAGGATACGCCATAGTAGAGTTCAATAAAGAATGGGATGGTTTTAACAATGCCATCATGTTTGAAAAGAGTTTTGAATTGGACCATTATGGAAAGAAGGATTACTACTCATCTCGGAGGAAAAAAGACAAATTGTATGCATGGGTTGCTCGTGAAGACGACTACTACTCTGGTGGACTGATTGGTGAATATCTTCGTAGGAACGGAGACTTGAAGACCGTTTCGAGCAAAGAAGCCGAAGATCGAAGGAAGACCTCAAAGCTATTGACAACACTAAACAATACCTTGGAGACCAAGAATCAACGCCTTCAGGAAATGCAGAACAAATTCAATGAAGTGAGTAGCTCAATGAGTACATTGATGTGGCAAAAAGATGACATGATCAGAGCTTATAATGAAG AGTGTAAAAAGATGCAGGAGAATGCTCATAATCATTTCAAGCAGATTTCTTTAGAACATGAGAGGAATGCAAAATGTATTCTAGACCAGAAAAGAGAATTAGAGCAGCGTGAGAAGGAATTGTTGCAACGGGAggcccaaaatgaaaatgagaccAAAAAACTTCAGCACGAGAAGATGATA AACGAGAGAGCAGCCTTGGAACAAAAGAAGGCTGATGAAACTATGTTCAAACTGGCTGAAGAGCACAAG AGAGATAAAGAGAAACTTCACAGAGAAATCATTAAGCTAGAAAAGCAACTTGATACTAGACAAGGATTAGAACTTGAGATACAGCGTTTGAGAGGGGCTTTACAAGTGATGGAGCACATGAATGGTGATGGGGATGCAGACACAAAGAAAAGGATGGAGGTAATTCAAGATGAActgaaagaaaaggaagaagaactGGAAGACTTGGAAGATCTTAATCAAGCTCTTATCATCAAGGAACGCAAAAGCAATGATGAGTTGCAAGATGCCCGAAAAGAGCTAATCACT GCATTTAAAGATGTTTCCACCAGAGCTCATATTGGTGTCAAGAAAATGGGAGAAGTGGACATTAAACCCTTCTTAGTTGCTGCCAAAAGAAAATACTCAGCTAAAGAAGCTGATGTGAAATCAGCAGAGCTATGTACACTGTGGCAAGACTATCTTAGAGATCCTAGCTGGCATCCTTTTAAAATCCTCAAAGACAAGGAAGGAAATTGCAAG GAAATACTTGATGAGGAAGATGAAAAATTGGTCGAACTCAAGACAGAGCTCGGCGACGAAGCATACAATGCTGTGACGATGGCATTGAAACAGATGAACGAGTACAATCCGAGCGGCAGATACGTAGTACCGGAACTTTGGAATTTCAATGAAGGAAGGAAGGCAACATTAACTGATGGAGTGCAACATTTACTGAACAAATGGAAACTGCATAAGCGTAGGAGATACTAA
- the LOC105781856 gene encoding small polypeptide DEVIL 9 gives MDDKYCKTSKKEASSSVNNSSSKRSSSLPRSFSAKTTTAAATTAESLLRSSSQKNPCSSSSSSSLPRSCSQKSSSISRKCSNLAKKQKARFYIMRRCVAMLVCWHKHGDS, from the coding sequence aTGGACGACAAGTACTGTAAAACATCAAAGAAAGAAGCTTCGTCATCAGTTAATAATAGTTCTTCAAAGCGCTCATCATCACTGCCGAGGAGTTTTTCAGCCAAAACAACCACCGCCGCCGCCACCACTGCCGAATCCCTTCTTAGAAGCTCTTCACAAAAGAACCCTtgttcttcttcatcttcatcgtCATTGCCTCGAAGTTGTTCGCAAAAGAGCTCTTCCATTTCGCGTAAATGCAGTAACTTAGCTAAAAAACAAAAGGCTAGATTCTATATTATGAGGCGTTGTGTCGCCATGCTTGTTTGCTGGCATAAACATGGAGattcttga